Part of the Lagenorhynchus albirostris chromosome 19, mLagAlb1.1, whole genome shotgun sequence genome, tttgttactgttttctaatataattcctttggagatttttctgttgtctttctgttattgagttttagtttgattccattattttcagagaatatacttcatattatttcatttctttccagtTGAGATTTATTTCACAGCCTAGGATATGGTCTGTCTTGGTCATTGTTCTATGGATgcctgaaaagaatgtgtattctgcttttgttggttggagtattctataaatattgATTAGatcctgttgtttgtttttctatatcaTTGATAATACCCTGtctattatttctataatttactGAGTGTGGGCTGTTCAGGTCCCTATAGATCCCTTTTTTAAGTGTTTGACTTCAGGTGGAAATAGCCATTCCTTCAATTATGCATTTCcagattagatttttttaatatggaagatcatgttttttaaaaaacattttgctatgaaaaaaatgtaaatgtattcaagagtagagagaatagtataagGAGCCCATGTATCTATTGTACCTATCACTCAGCTTTATTAGTGATCAACATTCTGTCATTCTTATATTGTCTAAAACTACCCTCCTTCCCAGCTGctagattattttaaagtaaatcccCAAAACCATTTTATCTGTGACTACTTCGATGTATATCTCTAAGAgatgagaattctttttttcttcctttttgtttgaCATAACCATTAagccattatcacacctaaaacaTAATATCAATAATTCCTAGGTATCATCTGATACCCAATTATTATTTGAATTTGAAACATGccataaatatctttttaatgttGGTTTGCTTTAATTAAGAGCCAGACACGGTCCACAAGTTGCATTTGGTTAGTATGACTCTGAAGTCTCTTTTAATAAAGATTCTCCTCCATATTTTTTctgttgtaatttattttttgaagaaacagGTCATTTTCTGCCTTCTGGATTTAGCTCATGTTTTGGTCTTGATATTGTTCAACATATTCCTCTATACTTCATATTACCTATGAATGATTTGTTGGATCTGGAGGCTTAATGAGATTCaggttgtatttttctttatattttgtaaaagtACTTAATGGGTGGTATGAAATTAATTACTATATCATGTCAGGAGGCACATAATATATGGTTatctctctttttgtgatgttaaAATTGATGAGTGGATGCCATTGTTACTAGCTGACTCATCCATTTTAAACTTCTCTTCAGCCTTTCACCTGAAACAGTTGAGCAACCCTTAATGATTATTGTCTAAACTCATTATTTCATTAGGAGTTATGAGATGATAGTATTCTAATTCTATcctaatttcttcatttattagccaGAAATCATTTTGTAAGGAACTGTTCCTCATCATTTATTTGGTTATTCTGCAATACAGATCTtatacaaaaaaatgtttaatataaatcTGACTACTTTAATTACCTttacttaaaatggaaaattcataCTTGTTCTATGAGCAAACTGTTTTTCCCATAACCACCTTCCTGGCTTGTCATGCAGACTTCTCTTCATTTACATAGAGCTATTTGCTATTCTCCAAACTCATCATGTATTTTCCTATAGCCACACCTTTGCTTGTCTTTTCTGGGAAATGACCTTCCTCACCTCCCCATTCTGTGTTATACTTCTCATCTTCCAACTTAAATTCCTCAACTAATAATAAACTTACACCCCCATGTggaatgtatttttcctttttggggaCCTCAGTGTGTTCCACATAGAGATTTACTTTTTGACACTTTAGTGAACTTGtgtcttcttttacttttcttttaaaacataggtcttttttattttccaagtctTTTAAGTTGCTAGAAGATTAGAAACATAAATAATTCATATTTGTGTTCCCAGGGCTAGCATAATGGCTGGTCCTAAATTGCTCAGAAATTGTATCACAGGTCATTCATCCAGTTGCTAGAAAATTACAAGAGAGCCTATTTCAATCTTCAGTTTTGAAAAACGAGTAATTGACTGACCATAGTATAGAACAATAGCAGAAATTCTTTACTGGCTTTCTTTCTTccataaaatattatgtaaaactAGATATTTAATATACACTCTATATgcaataccatttttttaaaagttcctgaATTACACAGGTGTATACACTTGTCAAAACTTCAAATGGTACTCTGAGGACTtgtgcatttcattgtatgtaaagcTTAcctaaaaaaggtaaaaaaatgttATACTCTACTTAATGATTTGCATTCTGAAGTATTTAGGAGGAAGTGTACTGGCATCTATAGTTTACTTTGAAATGCACAAAAAAGTAATATGGATTGATGGATGGGTAAAAGGATGGGTAAATGTGTGGTAAAACAAGTAGAGTAAATTGTTAGGGATAGATTCTAAGTGGTGGTCATATAGGTTTTCACTACACAATTATTGtaaattttctgtatgtttgtaaaatttcataataaaatgttagggAAATGGGGGGTGAGTTTTTAAACAGAGGAGGTAaattaataacaacaaaacctAAGTTCCATATTCCTAAATATAGTCTCTCCATCCCCCAAAACTAACTATTCATGCTGAACAGGAATGTGCCCTTACAGGGATCAGTGTCCTTCAGGGATGTGGCTGTAGATTTCAGCAGAGAGGAGTGGCAGCAGCTAGACCTTGATCAGAAAAACCTGTACCGGGATGTGATGCTGGAGACCTATAGCCACCTGCTCTCAGTAGGTAAGCACAGTTACCTGAGTGTCTGAAAGAAGGGCCCCACTGAGAGTGTTTTTATTCTCAGTTGCTGAATGCTGTGAGACACCTGACTTATATGATGGTTTTGTCCTTGATTTGTCCAGGATTCTTTATCCCTTTTGGGCACTCTGAattttacagttgacccttgaacaacacaaggGTTAGTGGTGCAGATCTGGCACAGTTGAAAATTCacatacaacttttttttttttttttgcggtacgcgggcctctcactgttgtggcctctcccgttgcggagcacaggctctgggcgcgcaggctcagcggccatggctcacgggcccagccgctccgcggcatgtgggatcttcctggaccggggcatgaacccgtgtaccctgcatcggtaggcgggctgtcaaccactgcgccaccagggaagccccacatacaACTTTTGACTTGCGAGCACTTAACTCCTAATAGTCTACTGTTGACTGAAAGGCTTACCAATAACATAAATAGTCAATTAACGTATATTTTGTGTGTTATacgtattatatactgtattcttacaataaagcaAGCTAGAGAAAAAGTTATTAAGAagatcataaggaagagaaaatacatttactgtACTGTATTTATCAATACCGTAAGTTTATGTCATCTATTTATAAGGTGAATCGTCTGTCAATGCCTACATCAATATTGTCTTAAATGATACAAAGTACTatagatgttatatatattacaacactagacatcaaaaatgaaaaggtaatgtgaaaaagaaattcatatttatttataggtGTAATGAATGATTCATGTATTGATAATGAAGAAGTagcaatatgattgctttatggtagcctagtGTAATTGATATGATGGTTTCATGGTAGCCTAGCCTATACAGTAATGAATAAagtgttataaaatttttatggcatacagtattatagtcatattcataatgcagtattggaaacattgttacattaagaaaaaaccacttacctgtgatgataggctgatacCCAGTTTCTCCAATTACAAGAGAGGCATACTGTACAATAATGCACTTCTTGGAAAGCagagttataaaacagtaagaaaactaacacattattaattttatattaaatggcACTCACCTTATGCCTATGTAAGGATAGGCTGTCCACCTCAATACAAGTCTTGTACATGGTGTTCTACATGATGAATACTTAGTcaatgatgatgacgatgacacACAAACTCCTCATACAGTCCTTGCCGTACAGTTATTAGATTTTTACAGGAAGACACATGTATACACAACAGATAAGTTTATTAactgtacagcatgatgattctTTACTCCTTTTTAAGTGAAAGTGGATCATCATAAAGGTCTTCATCCTCGTTGTCTTCACATTGAATGGgctgaggaggagaaggaagaggaggagttgGTTTTGCTGTCTCGGGGATGGCAGAGGTGGAAGAAGTGGGGGAGGTGGAAGAGGGGAGGCAGGAGATACAGGCACACTCGATGTAACATTATGGAAATACATCATAatttctaacttttttctttttcatttctctaaaaatatttctataccaTACCAACTCTTCTTCCACCATTTGCTTTAGTTTCAGTGCCCATATCATAGAAAGGTCCATGTGgtaaaagaagtcaaaagcagTCTTAAGTAAATCTGAACCCTTCTGCCAGACTGTCTAATGTCAACTTGTTTTCTGGCACtgtttcttcatgttttctttctaatCATCTGGCATTGGTTCGAAAGCCCTCAGATTCATCAAACCTCTGCTGTGATGTCTATTAGCTCTTAAATTTCTCCAAGATAATcctccacaccctcacccccacctttTTTGCCTTATTCACAATGTCTTTCTTGATTTCCCTTATTTGCTCTGTTGTAAATCCTATGCAGTCATACACAACATCTGGACACAGTTTTTCTGGCAGGAATTTATTGTTTCAGGCTTGATGGCTTTCATGGCTTTTTCTATAACAACGATGGCATCATCAGTGGTGTAATCCTTCCAGCCTTTTATGATGTTCTATCAAGTTTCTCTTCCACAGTGTTGACAATCCTTTCCATAGACTACCATGTGTAATAAGCCTTAATGGTCCTTGTGACCCCCTGATCTAGGGGCTGAATTAGAGATATTGTGTTTGGGGGCAGGTAGACCATTTCAATGCCTTTGGTGTTGAACTCATGGGGTTCTGGGTGACCAGCGACATTGTCCAATATCAAAAGGCAGTCCCTTACTGGCTGGGTACTTACTGACTCCAGGGACAAAGCATCAATGGAACCAATTCAGAAAGAAAGTTCTTGTTGTTCAGGCCTTTTTGTTTTACAACCAAAAGACTGGCAGCTggtgtttatcttttcctttcaagGCTTAGGGGTTAGCAGCTTTATAGATAAGGGTTGTCCTAATCATAAACTTGACTGCACTTGCACGAAACAGGGGAGTTAGTTAGGATTTAAGTTCCTGTCCCGGTGCTCACTTCTCTTCCTTAGTCCTTTGTGGCATTTTTCCCAGAATATGGCACTTTCATCTGCATTAAAAACAAGTTCAGGCAGATATCTTTTTTCTCCTGAATGATTTTCTTTATGGCATCTAGGAATTTATCTGCTGCCTTTTGGTCATCAGAAGCTGCTTCTCTTATCTCTTTTTAAAGTCAaacctctttctaaaattatcaaaccatCCTTTACTGGCATTAAATTCTCTAGCTTTAAGCCCTTcaccttccttttgctttaagttACCATATAAtgactttgctttttctcaaatCATATTAGAATCTAtagatatgctttttaaaaaatatatttatttatttatttggctgtgccaggtcttagtctcagcgtgcaggatcttcgttgtggcatgcggggtctttagttgcacatgtgaactcttagttgtggcatgtgggatctagttccctgcccagggatcgaacccaggccccctgcattgggagtgtggagtcttagccactggatcacCAACAAAGTCCTGGAATGCTTTTCTTATAACAATCCTGTACCCACATAAAAACTACATTATTAATACAAgataaaaaaaagtgtttctcaaAAAGTGcatggtgggaattccctggcagtccaatggttaggactctactCTCTCACTGCTCAGGGCCTGGATTCAGTgctccctagttggggaactaggatcccacaagacatgcggtgcagccaaaaaaaaaaaaaaaaaaaaaagatgcagggtTTTTGTGTCTGCTGGTATATgcttcatgtatttcttttttttttttttacaatggttTTTACACTTAATTCATTTATCTTGAAATGGCTGGCAACAACAGCTGCAGACCTCAATCAAGCAATTCAGCTTTTTCTTGTAACGTCATGAATTTTCTCTGTTCTTGGGAGCATTTCCAGCATCGCTAGTGGCACTTAGTATGTTAGTATGGGTCCCGTGATATTATTCAAGGTTTATGGTATTGCAATAAACATGAAACATATGTGAGAACCCAGAGAGATTACTTTTTACTGCTATACACAATTTGCTGGAGAGAGGGACTGCTCATGAGGCAATGATTAGGGCATTTTAAGTGGATATTTACAGCACTGAGCTCACTGCAATAGCAATAGGAGGTGGCTACAAAATTCATGACATACCtaacttttttaaaacattttttgatatttctagGCTATGAAGTTTGTctgagttttttcaaattgtcacaGATCTCCAAAAGATTTTCCAATATTTTCGGTAAAATCCATTTATAAGTTGGACCCATGTGGTTCAAagccctgttgttcaagggttaactgtactCTGTTCTCAGAGATACACTGTTACTTTCCTGTAGAACAAAGCCTCATTGAACAAGACTATTGGTTGGGCTCTGTAACACAATTAGCTGGACCCAGACCCTTTATCATTTCTCATGAACAGGGTATCAAGTTCCTGAAACAGAGGTTTTCATGTTGGAGCAAGGAAAGGAGCCATGGGCACTGCAGGGTGAGAGCCCACATCAGAGCTGTCCAGGTGAGTGAGTGTGACCCAGACTGATGGGAGACAGGGAAGTAAATCTCAGCCATCTGAGAAAGACTGGCATCTTTGAAATGCTATTAAGCTGACTCTTCTGGAAGgttctgatttttttgtattatttgagGACCCTTGATATCAGCCTCTCAGATAACTAAATGCCTTCTATAAAAATGCCTTTGTCGTTTCTAACTGTCTTCTTCCTTGGCTTTTTGGCGTCTGGATCACATGCCAATctgcctcaataaatattttctttttttcttggttatgcTCCTTTTctctaacattctttttttctttctgccttccgCATTGTCCAAGATTCATTCTTTATGTATTCAGCTATTCATGgatttgctttctttaaaagttaCTATATGTCACACACTCCCACTCCTGCTagtcctctttcatttctttctttctcattgtgAGATGCTTTGGAACTTTATCTCCAATCATGCTCTCTTCCTTGTTTCTCCATAGTCACTGACTTAAGATTTCTCACTTTCCCATTCCCCATGTCTTTCATCCAACTGATGACTTAGAGGTCACTGTTGCTTAACCTTTAGGAGTAcctttctgacttccttccaaGGTTGCTTGAGACTTCACACTGACTGGGGGCTGTCTGCCTGGTTGGCTGATTTTTGAAATTGCTTTATTTCTGTACTTCACATGATGAGGTTTGAGTTTAATCATGTCTTCATTCAGGACACACTATCATCATCAGTATGGGTAaggattttctattattttattttttcaatttattcattattCCTTCTTTTCCCCATACTCATCTCACTTCCCATCATAGGCAATTGTTTTATATgatagaaacatatttttaagttcATATTTAAAGTAACTTGGGGTATGTATTAttagtttatataaatattattgtgCTATATATcttgttctttgccttttttcactTCCTGGCACAGTGCATTGAGTtcataaagtttattttctaaataaactgAATTGTATCCCAGAATGTTTCCTATCACCAATATCACCAAGTCTTCTCAGCCAATGATCCACCCTCACCGTTTTCACTGTGTTCAACCTGGATGAACCATATGACCCTCTTCTCTTGCCTCTGCTAGCTGCTCTTTGAGCTAAAATCATCTCATTCTCCTTTGAGAAGGAGAGTTTCGGTTTCAAACCTCACAGAGAATTTCTGAAAAACTTCTTTCTACATTGAGAGGAAAGGTGATGCTACAAGTGacgttttattgtattttattctagAAGAATTGTGGCAGATTGATGACCAGATAGAGAGCTATCAACAAAGAGGAAACAAATCTTTAAGAGATGTTGCTTTCATCAAGAAAATATTGACTATAAAGAGGGATTATgaatataaagacagaaaaataattcatgtgAACCAAAACATTCCTTCCCCAAAGAGACCTCATCAGTGTGACTTATATGGAAGTGCTTTAAGCCATAATTTAGATTTACACGGTCATAATAGAAACAGTGGATCAAAGAACATTAATAAGATTACTGAATATGGTAAAATTTCTTCCTGTACTAAACATGAGTGTACTCCAACAGGAGAGAAATTATGGGGCCATAATCAATGTGGAAAAATCCTCAGCTATAAACAAGTACCCTGTCAACATCAGAAAAGTCATACTGGGGCAAAATCTTATGAATGTGCTGAATTTGGAAATATCTTCACCCAGAAGTCACAACTCAAGGTACATCTGAAAGTGCATACAGGAGAAAAACTGTATGTATGTATTGACTGTGGGAAGGCTTTTGTACAGAAGCCAGAATTCATTACACATCAGAGAACTCATACTAGAGAGAAGCCCTataagtgcagtgaatgtgggaaagcctttttCCAAGTATCTTCTCTTTTCaggcatcagagaattcatactggagaaaaactctatgaatgcagtgaatgtgggaaaggcTTCTCTTATAACTCAGATCTTAGTATACATCAgaaaattcatactggagagagaCACCATGAGTGCAGTGATTGTGGCAAAGCATTCACACAGAAGTCCACACTCAAGATGCATCAGAAAATTCATACAGGCGAGAGATCCTATATATGTATTGAATGTGGACAGGCCTTCATCCAGAAGACACACTTGATTGCGCACCgaagaattcatactggagaaaaaccatatgaatgCAGTAACTGTGGGAAGTCCTTCATTTCCAAGTCACAACTGCAGGTACATCAACGAACTCACACAAGAATGAAACCGTCTATATGCAACGAATATGGGAAGGTTTTCAACAATAGTTCCAACCTCAATACACATAAGAAAGTACAAATGAGAGAGAAATCTTCCATATGTACTGAATGTGGTAAGGCCTTTACGTACAGGTCAGAGTTGATtatacatcagagaattcacactggagagaaaccttatgaatgcaGTGATTGTGGAAAAGCCTTCACTCAGAAGTCAGCACTCACAgtgcatcagagaattcatacaggagaaaaatcatatatatgcATGAAATGTGGGCTAGCCTTCATCCAGAAGGCACACTTGATTGCCCATCAGATAattcatacaggagagaaaccttataaatGTGGTAATTGTGGGAAATCCTTTACTTCCAAGTCACAACTTCACGTGCATAAACgaattcacacaggagagaaaccttataTGTGCACTAAATGTGGGAAGGCATTTACCAACAGGTCAAATCTCATTACACATCAGAAAACTCATACAGGAGAGAAATCCTATATATGTCCTAAATGTGGCAAGGCCTTCACACAAAGGTCAGACTTGATTacacatcagagaattcatactggggagaaaccttatgaatgcaATACCTGTGGAAAAGCCTTCACCCAGAAGTCACACCTCAATATACACCAGAAaattcacactggagagagaCAATATGAATGCcatgaatgtggaaaagccttcaacCAGAAATCAATACTCATTGTGCATCAGAAAattcatacaggagagaaaccctatgtgTGCACTGAGTGTGGAAGAGCCTTCATCCGGAAGTCAAACTTTATTactcatcagagaattcatactggggagaaaccttat contains:
- the ZNF585A gene encoding zinc finger protein 585A isoform X1: MTMPANWTSHQKSLGLAPEEHGSSCEGSVSFRDVAVDFSREEWQQLDLDQKNLYRDVMLETYSHLLSVGYQVPETEVFMLEQGKEPWALQGESPHQSCPEELWQIDDQIESYQQRGNKSLRDVAFIKKILTIKRDYEYKDRKIIHVNQNIPSPKRPHQCDLYGSALSHNLDLHGHNRNSGSKNINKITEYGKISSCTKHECTPTGEKLWGHNQCGKILSYKQVPCQHQKSHTGAKSYECAEFGNIFTQKSQLKVHLKVHTGEKLYVCIDCGKAFVQKPEFITHQRTHTREKPYKCSECGKAFFQVSSLFRHQRIHTGEKLYECSECGKGFSYNSDLSIHQKIHTGERHHECSDCGKAFTQKSTLKMHQKIHTGERSYICIECGQAFIQKTHLIAHRRIHTGEKPYECSNCGKSFISKSQLQVHQRTHTRMKPSICNEYGKVFNNSSNLNTHKKVQMREKSSICTECGKAFTYRSELIIHQRIHTGEKPYECSDCGKAFTQKSALTVHQRIHTGEKSYICMKCGLAFIQKAHLIAHQIIHTGEKPYKCGNCGKSFTSKSQLHVHKRIHTGEKPYMCTKCGKAFTNRSNLITHQKTHTGEKSYICPKCGKAFTQRSDLITHQRIHTGEKPYECNTCGKAFTQKSHLNIHQKIHTGERQYECHECGKAFNQKSILIVHQKIHTGEKPYVCTECGRAFIRKSNFITHQRIHTGEKPYECNDCGKSFTSKSQLLVHRPIHTGEKPYVCAVCGKAFSGRSNLSKHQKTHTGEKPYICSECGKTFRQKSELIIHHRIHTGEKPYECSDCGKSFTKKSQLQVHQRIHTGEKPYVCAECGKAFTDRSNLNKHQTTHTGDKPYKCVVCGKGFVQKSVLSMHQSIHT
- the ZNF585A gene encoding zinc finger protein 585A isoform X2 is translated as MLEQGKEPWALQGESPHQSCPEELWQIDDQIESYQQRGNKSLRDVAFIKKILTIKRDYEYKDRKIIHVNQNIPSPKRPHQCDLYGSALSHNLDLHGHNRNSGSKNINKITEYGKISSCTKHECTPTGEKLWGHNQCGKILSYKQVPCQHQKSHTGAKSYECAEFGNIFTQKSQLKVHLKVHTGEKLYVCIDCGKAFVQKPEFITHQRTHTREKPYKCSECGKAFFQVSSLFRHQRIHTGEKLYECSECGKGFSYNSDLSIHQKIHTGERHHECSDCGKAFTQKSTLKMHQKIHTGERSYICIECGQAFIQKTHLIAHRRIHTGEKPYECSNCGKSFISKSQLQVHQRTHTRMKPSICNEYGKVFNNSSNLNTHKKVQMREKSSICTECGKAFTYRSELIIHQRIHTGEKPYECSDCGKAFTQKSALTVHQRIHTGEKSYICMKCGLAFIQKAHLIAHQIIHTGEKPYKCGNCGKSFTSKSQLHVHKRIHTGEKPYMCTKCGKAFTNRSNLITHQKTHTGEKSYICPKCGKAFTQRSDLITHQRIHTGEKPYECNTCGKAFTQKSHLNIHQKIHTGERQYECHECGKAFNQKSILIVHQKIHTGEKPYVCTECGRAFIRKSNFITHQRIHTGEKPYECNDCGKSFTSKSQLLVHRPIHTGEKPYVCAVCGKAFSGRSNLSKHQKTHTGEKPYICSECGKTFRQKSELIIHHRIHTGEKPYECSDCGKSFTKKSQLQVHQRIHTGEKPYVCAECGKAFTDRSNLNKHQTTHTGDKPYKCVVCGKGFVQKSVLSMHQSIHT